A stretch of the Aggregicoccus sp. 17bor-14 genome encodes the following:
- a CDS encoding AraC family transcriptional regulator translates to MDRTGSDVFLRTQLVRPFLAAVRARGGDADALVREFGLGADAEMAPDVFVSISQLRAFLVAAERAVGDPLLGVHTAPLFPRGAWGLVEFATRNAPRVRDAFARLARYGRLLDDVVRFTYVEEGQEGRLSQEVPGLPGGLGRHANEFWMAALLGETARAIGRPLRPVRVWLAHPAPREPGLLAGLAEALGTSALSFGAEANAFALSAADLDAPLLSADPALLQHLDAHAEQALRHVPVPGGLALHVRQRLRQHLGQRLPGVAEVARALRMSPRTLQRRLADEGTSFQALVDAVREEQARLYVKESERALDEVAWLLGYSEKSTFLRAFRRWTGTTPGQYRQG, encoded by the coding sequence ATGGACCGAACGGGCAGCGACGTCTTCCTGCGCACGCAGCTGGTGCGGCCCTTCCTCGCGGCGGTGCGCGCGCGGGGCGGGGACGCGGACGCGCTCGTGCGCGAGTTCGGCCTGGGCGCGGACGCCGAGATGGCACCGGACGTGTTCGTGTCCATCTCCCAGCTGCGCGCCTTCCTCGTCGCCGCGGAGCGCGCCGTGGGCGACCCGCTGCTGGGCGTGCACACCGCGCCCCTCTTCCCGCGCGGCGCCTGGGGGCTGGTGGAGTTCGCCACGCGCAACGCCCCGCGGGTGCGCGACGCGTTCGCGCGGCTCGCGCGCTACGGGCGGCTGCTCGACGACGTGGTGCGCTTCACCTACGTGGAGGAGGGCCAGGAGGGGCGGCTCTCCCAGGAGGTTCCCGGCCTGCCCGGTGGCCTCGGGCGCCACGCGAACGAGTTCTGGATGGCGGCGCTGCTGGGCGAGACGGCGCGCGCCATCGGCCGGCCGCTGCGCCCGGTGCGCGTGTGGCTCGCGCACCCGGCGCCGCGCGAGCCCGGGCTGCTCGCGGGGCTCGCCGAGGCGCTGGGCACCTCCGCGCTCTCCTTCGGGGCCGAGGCCAACGCCTTCGCGCTCTCGGCGGCGGACCTGGATGCGCCCCTGCTCTCCGCGGACCCCGCGCTGCTGCAGCACCTGGACGCGCACGCCGAGCAGGCGCTGCGGCACGTGCCGGTGCCCGGCGGGCTCGCCCTGCACGTGCGCCAGCGGCTGCGCCAGCACCTGGGCCAGCGCCTGCCCGGCGTGGCGGAGGTGGCGCGCGCGCTGCGCATGAGCCCGCGCACGCTGCAGCGCCGCCTCGCCGACGAGGGCACCTCCTTCCAGGCGCTCGTGGACGCGGTGCGCGAGGAGCAGGCGCGGCTGTACGTGAAGGAGTCCGAGCGCGCGCTGGACGAGGTGGCGTGGCTGCTCGGCTACTCGGAGAAGAGCACCTTCCTGCGGGCCTTCCGCCGCTGGACCGGCACCACGCCGGGCCAGTACCGCCAGGGCTGA
- a CDS encoding SEC-C metal-binding domain-containing protein, with translation MKVSRNAPCPCGSGRKYKLCHGRGHRSEWTTGTTVRLAFLVTLLLAGLVLAVLSFLSPADHAAPRAEAPSAGTR, from the coding sequence ATGAAGGTGTCTCGCAATGCCCCCTGCCCCTGTGGGAGCGGGAGGAAGTACAAGTTGTGCCACGGGCGGGGCCACCGCTCGGAGTGGACGACGGGCACCACGGTGCGCCTCGCCTTCCTGGTGACCCTGCTGCTCGCGGGCCTCGTCCTCGCGGTGCTGAGCTTCCTCTCGCCCGCGGACCACGCGGCCCCCCGCGCCGAGGCGCCGTCGGCCGGCACGCGCTGA
- a CDS encoding GAF domain-containing protein codes for MGAKLAAYFVKAEQLGGVLGKVRLSGLTRMTTTQALNVDDTPELVALFEKSLDALRSDSRGAGPAAAAPSSSRAPAMGQASADAATLRRHIGVYLDLMTQRALLQGDLRETARRVDEAASQALDVERVSVWLLDDARTRIESIDLFERAGHKHSSGVQLSQADFPAYFAALATERTIAAHDAHTDPRTQAFSKGYLTPLGIGALLDVPIWVEGRMIGVVCHEHVGRARTWNADEEQFAYLMSAFVALTAERVARR; via the coding sequence ATGGGAGCGAAGCTCGCAGCGTACTTCGTGAAGGCTGAGCAGCTGGGAGGCGTGCTGGGCAAGGTACGGCTCTCGGGGCTCACGCGCATGACGACCACGCAGGCGCTCAACGTGGACGACACGCCGGAGCTGGTGGCGCTGTTCGAGAAGTCGCTGGATGCGCTGCGCTCCGACTCGCGCGGCGCGGGGCCGGCTGCGGCGGCGCCGAGCAGCAGCCGCGCTCCCGCGATGGGGCAGGCCTCGGCGGACGCCGCCACGCTGCGCCGGCACATCGGCGTGTACCTGGACCTGATGACCCAGCGCGCGCTGCTGCAGGGGGACCTGCGCGAGACCGCGCGCCGGGTGGACGAGGCCGCGAGCCAGGCGCTGGACGTGGAGCGCGTGAGCGTGTGGCTGCTGGACGACGCGCGCACGCGCATCGAGTCCATCGACCTCTTCGAGCGCGCCGGGCACAAGCACTCGAGCGGCGTGCAGCTGTCCCAGGCGGACTTCCCCGCGTACTTCGCCGCGCTGGCCACCGAGCGCACCATCGCCGCGCACGACGCGCACACCGACCCGCGCACGCAGGCCTTCTCCAAGGGCTACCTCACCCCGCTGGGCATCGGCGCGCTGCTGGACGTGCCCATCTGGGTGGAGGGGCGGATGATCGGCGTGGTCTGCCACGAGCACGTGGGCCGCGCGCGGACGTGGAACGCGGACGAGGAGCAGTTCGCCTACCTCATGAGCGCCTTCGTGGCGCTCACGGCCGAACGCGTGGCGCGCCGCTAG